From Deinococcus taeanensis, one genomic window encodes:
- a CDS encoding histidine phosphatase family protein, translated as MHLLLIRHGQSCNNALAHAPGDYSGRLPDPPLTDLGREQAARLADWAFRDPFCSRITHLLTSLTTRAVQTAAPLAQTLGLNVHGVTQAYECGGLSSGPAGGFTPVPGRDHASLLLDCPALQWPQDLTGRAWDGGCEPWADAHFTARAAAVLAHLQATDGDADVMALITHQDFAQYLLAHVLGLPAQQSALTFQFNNTATAHIEVRATAGGPTYRTVH; from the coding sequence ATGCACCTGCTGCTGATCCGCCACGGGCAGTCCTGCAACAATGCACTGGCCCACGCTCCAGGCGACTACTCCGGCAGGCTGCCTGATCCGCCCCTCACGGACCTGGGCCGCGAGCAGGCCGCTCGCCTGGCCGACTGGGCCTTTCGCGATCCGTTCTGCAGTCGGATCACCCACCTCCTGACCAGCCTGACCACCCGGGCGGTGCAGACCGCCGCACCTCTGGCACAGACGCTTGGCCTGAACGTGCATGGAGTAACCCAGGCGTACGAGTGTGGCGGTCTGAGCAGCGGTCCCGCCGGTGGGTTCACGCCGGTGCCCGGCCGCGACCATGCGTCTCTTCTGCTGGACTGCCCTGCGCTCCAGTGGCCCCAGGACCTGACCGGCCGCGCCTGGGACGGTGGCTGCGAACCCTGGGCGGACGCGCACTTCACCGCGCGGGCGGCGGCCGTCCTGGCCCACCTGCAGGCTACGGACGGAGACGCTGACGTCATGGCGCTCATCACGCACCAGGATTTCGCGCAGTACCTCCTCGCACACGTGCTCGGCCTGCCCGCCCAGCAGAGTGCGTTGACGTTCCAGTTCAACAACACAGCCACGGCCCACATCGAGGTGCGGGCGACCGCCGGCGGACCGACGTACCGGACCGTGCACTGA
- a CDS encoding S9 family peptidase, producing MTERVVRPDVLGYRQEPLPHEFVQQPHPDKLAVLLPGMGYGLRGPSLHYAAATLHDLGFDTFALDTRYNTPEFQALPDDQARQWLREDVTAALQAAWTARPYRALCIVAKSLGTAGLTFVLEEGGFLPGDARLVWLTPLLNRPDVTAQIMHCARRSLVVIGTEDPHHHPAHLEALQAAGVQLLVLPGAGHAFTVPGDTPASLAHLSRIMAALRDFLLPDGHLPR from the coding sequence ATGACCGAACGCGTGGTCCGTCCAGACGTCCTGGGATACCGCCAGGAACCCTTGCCCCACGAGTTCGTCCAGCAACCCCACCCGGACAAGCTCGCGGTCCTCCTGCCCGGCATGGGGTACGGCCTGCGCGGCCCAAGCCTGCACTACGCTGCCGCCACGCTGCACGACCTGGGATTCGACACCTTCGCGCTGGACACCCGCTACAACACCCCTGAGTTCCAGGCGCTGCCAGACGACCAGGCGCGGCAGTGGCTGCGCGAGGACGTCACCGCCGCCCTGCAGGCCGCGTGGACAGCGCGCCCCTACCGGGCGCTGTGCATCGTGGCGAAATCGCTCGGGACGGCCGGCCTGACGTTCGTCCTTGAGGAGGGGGGTTTTCTTCCCGGGGACGCCCGACTGGTGTGGCTCACGCCGCTGCTGAACCGGCCGGACGTTACCGCGCAGATCATGCATTGCGCACGCCGGTCGCTGGTCGTGATCGGCACCGAAGACCCTCATCACCACCCAGCGCACCTGGAGGCCCTGCAGGCGGCCGGCGTGCAGCTGCTGGTCCTGCCCGGCGCCGGGCACGCGTTCACTGTGCCCGGCGATACCCCGGCGTCCCTCGCCCACCTCAGCCGGATCATGGCGGCCCTGAGGGACTTCCTTCTCCCGGACGGTCACCTGCCGCGCTGA
- a CDS encoding asparaginase: protein MTQHDQAGPPGEVVYRRGGLDESRHQIHVAVVTPDGQVIATCGDPALVTFPRSTSKPVQALPLAQAAPDLPADELAIACASHAGTPAHLAVVTRLLARSGSSVTDLHCGAHPPFDAQAAAELIRTAQPPTPLHHNCSGKHAGMLLSCVLHGWPREGYEAPDHPLQVRIRQAHAELAGVELSEVRAGTDGCSVPAFALPLSSMARVFARLADPGSDPALGRIFAAMTDHPDLIAGPGRLDTTLMPLVDGLVTKMGAEGFFGLGMRDSARGPVGVAFKIVDGGERARPYVALAVLDALGVSLTPALQALAPVAQHNWAGREVGEVQLRLPWTWHA, encoded by the coding sequence ATGACACAACACGATCAGGCCGGGCCGCCCGGCGAGGTGGTCTACCGCCGCGGCGGCCTCGACGAGAGCCGGCACCAGATTCACGTGGCCGTGGTGACCCCGGACGGACAGGTGATCGCAACATGCGGTGACCCCGCACTCGTCACCTTCCCGCGCAGCACGAGCAAACCGGTGCAGGCCCTGCCTCTGGCCCAGGCCGCCCCGGACCTGCCGGCCGATGAGCTGGCTATCGCCTGCGCCAGCCACGCCGGCACCCCCGCCCACCTGGCGGTGGTGACGCGCCTGCTGGCCCGTTCGGGCAGCAGCGTGACCGACCTGCACTGCGGCGCGCACCCGCCCTTCGACGCCCAGGCCGCCGCCGAACTGATCCGCACCGCTCAGCCGCCCACCCCGCTGCACCACAACTGCTCCGGGAAACACGCCGGCATGCTGCTCAGCTGCGTCCTGCACGGGTGGCCGCGCGAGGGCTACGAGGCGCCCGATCACCCCCTGCAGGTGCGGATCCGCCAGGCCCACGCCGAGCTGGCGGGCGTCGAGTTGAGCGAGGTCCGGGCCGGTACCGACGGGTGCAGCGTGCCGGCGTTTGCGCTGCCGCTGAGCAGCATGGCCCGGGTCTTCGCCCGCCTGGCCGACCCCGGCAGCGACCCCGCCCTGGGCCGGATCTTTGCCGCCATGACTGACCATCCCGACCTGATCGCCGGCCCCGGTCGGCTCGACACCACCCTGATGCCGCTGGTGGATGGACTGGTCACCAAAATGGGCGCCGAGGGCTTTTTCGGTCTGGGCATGCGCGACAGTGCACGCGGTCCCGTGGGCGTCGCCTTCAAAATCGTGGACGGCGGAGAGCGGGCCCGGCCCTACGTGGCCCTGGCGGTGCTCGACGCGCTTGGCGTGTCCCTCACCCCGGCGTTGCAGGCGCTGGCGCCGGTCGCTCAGCACAACTGGGCCGGGCGGGAGGTCGGTGAGGTGCAGCTCAGGCTGCCCTGGACCTGGCACGCCTGA
- a CDS encoding amino acid transporter, translating into MTQPPPVTSSWLTSFKTWLLQGQREEHEGFYEEEPQAHHHTQPWWKAMCLTGVDYFSTLGYQPGIAALAAISAGSLALSPVATLVLVLVTLFGALPMYRRVAQESPHGDGSISMLERLLTRWQSKSLVLVLLGFVATGFFITITLSAADAAAHIVENPFLTHYAEGWNVPITLLLIFLLGAVFLKGFGEAIGIAVALVVLYLGLNAVVIADAFRQVLATPSLLANWTQSLSGSYSNPLALIGAALLVFPRLALGLSGFETGVVVMPLVKGDASDTEENPAGRIRNTRTLLTAAALIMSVMLIGSSFATTLLISPEAFKPGGEASGRALAYLAHERLGEVFGTVYDLSTILILWFAGSSAMAGLLNIVPRYLPRYGMAPAWARMNRPLVLIFTAVSVLLTVIFRADVNAQAAAYATGVLVLIGSASVAVTLSAVRRKARGQVIGFGLVSLIFAYTLLVTFLDDLSGLRLGLLFILAIVVVSILSRIGRATELRAERIELDPAARAILDEASRSGDLRFIANQLDAGDAAEYTDKEQTVRAETHLPSGEPCLFLEVTVADPSEFSDVLDVRGFEIHGYRVLRIESSAVPNAIAAFLLYLRDTYGQRPHVYFEWIEGSPVAAAGRFLLLGEGDVPPLTREILRRAEPIRERRPVVHVGG; encoded by the coding sequence ATGACTCAACCGCCGCCCGTGACGTCCAGCTGGCTCACTTCATTCAAAACGTGGCTGCTTCAAGGTCAGAGAGAAGAGCATGAGGGGTTCTACGAAGAAGAACCGCAGGCGCACCACCACACGCAGCCCTGGTGGAAAGCTATGTGCCTGACCGGCGTGGACTACTTCAGCACCCTGGGCTACCAGCCGGGCATTGCGGCGCTCGCCGCGATCTCTGCCGGGTCCCTGGCCCTCTCGCCTGTCGCGACCCTCGTGCTGGTGCTGGTGACCCTGTTCGGGGCGCTGCCGATGTACCGCCGGGTGGCGCAGGAAAGTCCGCATGGTGACGGCAGCATCAGCATGCTTGAGCGTCTCCTGACCCGCTGGCAGAGTAAGAGTCTGGTGTTGGTCCTGCTGGGTTTCGTCGCCACCGGGTTTTTCATCACCATCACCCTCTCAGCCGCGGACGCCGCGGCGCACATTGTTGAAAACCCGTTTCTTACCCACTACGCCGAAGGGTGGAATGTGCCCATCACGCTGCTGCTGATCTTTCTCCTGGGCGCGGTGTTTCTGAAAGGCTTCGGGGAGGCCATCGGCATCGCGGTGGCCCTGGTGGTGCTGTACCTCGGCCTGAACGCGGTTGTGATTGCCGACGCCTTCCGGCAAGTGCTCGCCACGCCGAGCCTGCTGGCGAACTGGACGCAGTCGCTGTCCGGAAGTTACAGCAACCCGCTCGCCCTAATTGGCGCGGCGCTGCTGGTCTTTCCCCGCCTCGCGCTGGGCCTGTCGGGCTTTGAGACCGGGGTCGTCGTGATGCCGCTCGTCAAGGGCGATGCCAGCGACACCGAGGAAAATCCTGCCGGGCGCATCCGCAACACCCGCACCCTCCTGACGGCCGCCGCGCTGATCATGAGTGTGATGCTGATCGGGTCCTCGTTCGCCACGACCCTGCTGATTTCCCCGGAGGCGTTCAAGCCGGGGGGGGAGGCGTCGGGCCGGGCGCTGGCCTACCTGGCGCACGAGCGGCTGGGTGAGGTGTTCGGCACCGTGTATGACCTCAGCACGATCCTGATTCTGTGGTTTGCCGGGTCGTCCGCCATGGCGGGGCTGCTGAACATCGTGCCCCGCTACCTGCCCCGCTACGGCATGGCGCCGGCGTGGGCCCGCATGAACCGGCCGCTGGTGCTGATCTTCACGGCCGTCAGTGTGCTGCTCACCGTGATCTTCCGCGCCGACGTCAACGCCCAGGCCGCGGCGTACGCCACGGGCGTGCTGGTCCTGATCGGCAGCGCGTCGGTGGCCGTGACGCTCTCCGCCGTCCGCCGCAAGGCCCGCGGTCAGGTCATCGGCTTCGGGCTGGTCAGTCTGATTTTCGCTTACACCCTGCTTGTCACGTTCCTTGATGACCTCAGTGGCCTGCGCCTTGGCCTGCTGTTCATCCTCGCGATTGTGGTCGTCTCGATTCTGTCCCGCATTGGCCGCGCCACCGAACTGCGCGCTGAACGCATCGAGCTCGACCCCGCGGCGCGCGCCATCCTGGATGAAGCCTCGCGTTCCGGCGACCTGCGGTTCATTGCCAATCAACTCGACGCTGGCGACGCCGCCGAGTACACCGACAAGGAACAGACCGTCCGGGCCGAGACGCATCTGCCGTCCGGCGAACCGTGCCTGTTTCTGGAGGTTACTGTGGCTGACCCCAGTGAGTTCAGTGACGTGCTGGACGTCCGGGGTTTTGAGATTCACGGGTACCGGGTGCTGCGCATCGAGTCAAGCGCCGTGCCGAACGCCATTGCGGCGTTCCTGCTGTACCTGCGCGACACGTACGGGCAGCGTCCCCACGTGTACTTCGAGTGGATTGAAGGCAGTCCTGTGGCCGCCGCGGGCCGCTTCCTGCTCCTGGGCGAAGGGGACGTGCCCCCTCTGACCCGTGAGATTCTGCGCCGCGCGGAACCCATCCGCGAGCGGCGCCCGGTGGTGCACGTCGGCGGGTAA